In the Theobroma cacao cultivar B97-61/B2 chromosome 1, Criollo_cocoa_genome_V2, whole genome shotgun sequence genome, one interval contains:
- the LOC18614662 gene encoding transcription factor bHLH130 yields MSVLYSSNFKFPDGELRKKQEFTDSSYYLQQNHQHNAGLMRYRSAPGSFLENLVNGGVTASAIGFEDYRDVRSSSPEMETFFMLSCNGSGNSSCHDMHEYGEKSVKQEESLPISQQNGCSNSSEMMYQSLPVHSLANDNTVSVANSMESSFGLSSSLGLENSMQAKPGNENGSNLVRQSSSPAEFFSNLGVDNGFNVIGKASTFRACNGTNDETTSNGSGRLYNNHISYSSGPSSCSRHMPRIPEVESESMGVSGPETGSLGNGNGSNGHFMSNLGTDSWNNASLSGLKRARESDGDLFRNLSRSQTQDYRDRSTALTHHLSLPRTCAEMAVVEKLWQFQGSVPCKIRAKRGCATHPRSIAERVRRTRISERMRKLQGLFPNMEKQTNTADMLDMAVEYIKDLQKQVKTLTDTKAKCSCSSKQKHYSNLST; encoded by the exons ATGAGTGTTTTATACAGCTCTAATTTCAAGTTTCCAGATGGGGAATTGAGAAAGAAGCAAGAATTCACGGATTCAAGTTACTATCTTCAACAAAATCACCAGCATAATGCTGGTCTAATGCGCTATCGCTCAGCGCCAGGCTCATTCCTTGAGAACCTTGTGAATGGTGGTGTCACCGCAAGTGCAATCGGATTCGAAGATTATCGCGATGTCCGATCTTCAAGTCCTGAAATGGAAACATTCTTTATGTTGTCCTGTAATGGTTCGGGTAATTCCAGTTGTCATGATATGCATGAATATGGAGAGAAATCTGTGAAGCAAGAAGAGTCGCTGCCTATTTCTCAACAGAATGGATGTTCTAATAGTTCAGAAATGATGTATCAAAGCTTACCAGTGCATAGTTTGGCAAATGATAATACAGTTAGTGTTGCTAATAGCATGGAGAGTTCATTTGGTCTTAGTAGCTCTTTGGGATTGGAGAATTCGATGCAAGCAAAGCCGGGTAATGAAAATGGCTCCAATCTTGTTAGGCAAAGCAGCTCCCCTGCAGAATTTTTCTCCAACCTTGGCGTAGATAATG GTTTTAATGTAATCGGAAAAGCGAGCACTTTCCGGGCTTGCAATGGTACTAATGATGAAACTACATCTAATGGTAGCGGTAGGTTGTATAATAATCATATCAGCTACTCCTCTGGGCCATCTTCATGTTCAAGGCATATGCCTCGAATCCCTGAAGTTGAGAGTGAAAGCATGGGGGTGAGTGGTCCTGAGACTGGAAGCTTGGGCAATGGTAATGGTAGCAATGGGCACTTCATGTCAAACTTGGGGACCGATTCTTGGAATAATGCTTCACTCAGTGGCCTAAAGAGAGCCAGAGAAAGTGATGGGGACTTATTTCGTAATTTAAGCAGATCACAAACTCAG GATTACAGGGACCGTTCTACTGCTTTGACACACCATTTGAGTTTGCCTAGGACTTGTGCGGAGATGGCTGTTGTAGAGAAGCTTTGGCAGTTTCAAGGCTCGGTCCCTTGCAAGATTCGAGCCAAAAGAGGCTGTGCTACTCACCCACGCAGCATTGCTGAGAGG GTGAGAAGAACGAGGATTAGTGAAAGAATGAGGAAACTGCAAGGTCTTTTCCCGAACATGGAGAAG CAAACAAATACAGCAGATATGTTAGATATGGCAGTTGAGTACATTAAAGATCTTCAGAAGCAGGTCAAG ACACTCACGGATACTAAAGCAAAGTGCTCGTGTTCTAGTAAACAGAAACACTACTCTAACCTTTCTACGTGA
- the LOC18614663 gene encoding ras-related protein RGP1 produces the protein MSSLQRDFNQKIDYVFKVVLIGDSAVGKSQLLARFARNEFNIDSKATIGVEFQTRTQLIDHKTVKAQIWDTAGQERYRAVTSAYYRGAVGAMLVYDISKRPSFDHVAKWLEELRGHADKNIVIMLVGNKSDLGSLRAVPVEDAKEFALRESLFFMETSALEAINVESAFLTVLTEIYRIISKKNLVANDEQESEGNASLLKGTKIIVPGQEPETGGKSSSCCVSS, from the exons ATGTCGAGTTTGCAAAGGGATTTCAATCAGAAGATAGATTACGTGTTCAAAGTGGTGCTGATAGGAGACTCAGCAGTGGGGAAATCGCAGCTCTTAGCGCGCTTCGCAAGGAATGAATTCAATATCGATTCCAAGGCGACGATCGGCGTCGAATTCCAAACCAGAACTCAGCTTATCGATCACAAAACCGTCAAGGCTCAGATTTGGGATACAGCTGGTCAAGAGAG GTACCGGGCAGTTACAAGTGCATATTACAGAGGAGCAGTAGGGGCAATGCTGGTCTATGACATATCTAAGCGTCCATCATTTGATCATGTTGCAAAGTGGTTAGAGGAACTGCGTGGACATGCCGACAAAAATATTGTGATAATGCTTGTAGGCAACAAGTCGGACCTTGGCTCCCTTCGAGCTGTGCCCGTAGAGGATGCTAAAGAATTTGCACTAAGGGAAAGCCTCTTCTTCATGGAGACATCAGCCCTTGAGGCCATCAATGTGGAATCAGCTTTCCTTACAGTTCTAACAGAAATATACCGAATCATCAGCAAGAAAAACCTGGTAGCCAATGATGAACAAGAATCTGAAGGTAATGCATCACTTCTCAAGGGAACCAAGATCATCGTCCCTGGACAGGAGCCAGAAACAGGAGGAAAGAGTTCCAGTTGTTGTGTGTCATCCTAG
- the LOC108663557 gene encoding putative lipid-transfer protein DIR1 isoform X2: MTGLLEHSEGSACSSTFFSALVQLIPCRAAVAPFSPIPPNEACCNAIKALGQPCLCVLVNGPPISGVDRNMALQLPEKCTANFEPCDVMK, translated from the exons ATGACAG GTTTGCTGGAGCACAGTGAGGGCTCTGCTTGTAGCAGCACCTTCTTCTCAGCGCTCGTGCAGCTAATACCCTGCAGAGCAGCAGTTGCCCCCTTTAGCCCTATTCCACCAAATGAGGCCTGCTGCAATGCCATCAAAGCTCTGGGGCAACCTTGTCTGTGTGTACTTGTAAATGGCCCTCCCATATCTGGTGTTGATCGGAACATGGCCCTGCAGCTCCCTGAGAAATGCACTGCCAACTTTGAACCAT GTGATGTAATGAAGTAG
- the LOC108663557 gene encoding protein M7 isoform X1: MKLFDSKALPFLVFVFVLTGLLEHSEGSACSSTFFSALVQLIPCRAAVAPFSPIPPNEACCNAIKALGQPCLCVLVNGPPISGVDRNMALQLPEKCTANFEPCDVMK, encoded by the exons ATGAAGCTTTTTGACTCCAAGGCTCTGCCATTTCTGGTTTTTGTGTTTGTCCTAACAGGTTTGCTGGAGCACAGTGAGGGCTCTGCTTGTAGCAGCACCTTCTTCTCAGCGCTCGTGCAGCTAATACCCTGCAGAGCAGCAGTTGCCCCCTTTAGCCCTATTCCACCAAATGAGGCCTGCTGCAATGCCATCAAAGCTCTGGGGCAACCTTGTCTGTGTGTACTTGTAAATGGCCCTCCCATATCTGGTGTTGATCGGAACATGGCCCTGCAGCTCCCTGAGAAATGCACTGCCAACTTTGAACCAT GTGATGTAATGAAGTAG
- the LOC18614664 gene encoding uncharacterized protein LOC18614664, whose protein sequence is MELPVIDLAPYLEIAGNRDGESAKRASGLSELCREVSRLLKETGALLVKDPRCTAEDNDRFIDMMEKYFEKPAEFKRLQERPYLHYQVGVTPEGVEVPRSLVDKEMQEKLRAMPKEHQPYTPKGPDPKWRYMWRVGPRPLNTRFQELNSEPVIPEGFPEWKETMDTWGYKMISAIEAVAEMAAIGFGLPKDAFTSLMKQGPHLLAPTGSDLRCYGHKGTVFAGYHYDLNFLTIHGRSRFPGLNIWLRNGQKVEVKVPVGCLLIQTGKQIEWLTAGECTAGMHEVVVTKRTIDAIKLASEQNHSLWRVSSTLFAHIASDAVLKPLGHFAESPLASKYPPICAGEFVEQELAVINLKGNKGES, encoded by the exons ATGGAGCTACCGGTGATAGATCTAGCACCGTATTTGGAGATCGCTGGGAATAGGGATGGTGAGTCAGCTAAGCGAGCGAGTGGACTCAGCGAGTTGTGCCGTGAGGTGAGTCGACTGCTTAAGGAAACGGGGGCATTACTGGTTAAGGATCCGCGTTGTACGGCGGAAGACAACGATCGGTTCATTGATATGATGGAGAAGTACTTCGAGAAGCCTGCCGAGTTCAAGCGCTTGCAGGAGCGTCCGTATTTGCATTACCAG GTAGGAGTAACACCGGAGGGTGTGGAAGTTCCAAGAAGCTTGGTCGATAAAGAAATGCAAGAGAAGTTAAGGGCAATGCCCAAAGAGCACCAACCATACACTCCCAAGGGGCCCGATCCCAAGTGGCGATACATGTGGAGAGTGGGGCCTCGCCCTTTGAATACCCGCTTTCAG GAACTTAATTCTGAACCTGTCATACCTGAAGGTTTCCCTGAATGGAAAGAGACCATGGACACTTGGGGATACAAAATGATATCAGCAATAGAG GCTGTTGCTGAAATGGCAGCAATTGGGTTTGGGCTGCCAAAAGATGCATTTACTTCCCTTATGAAGCAG GGGCCACATCTTCTAGCTCCAACAGGGAGTGACCTCAGATGTTATGGGCACAAGGGCACTGTGTTTGCAGGCTACCACTATGACCTTAACTTTTTAACTATTCATGGAAGGAGTAGGTTCCCTGGTCTAAACATTTGGTTAAGGAATGGGCAAAAGGTTGAGGTGAAGGTTCCTGTAGGATGTCTTCTAATTCAGACCGGAAAGCAG ATAGAATGGTTGACTGCTGGTGAGTGCACAGCTGGTATGCATGAAGTTGTTGTCACAAAGAGGACAATTGATGCTATAAAGTTGGCATCAGAGCAAAATCATAGCTTATGGAGAGTATCCTCGACA TTGTTCGCACACATAGCTTCGGATGCAGTGTTAAAGCCTCTCGGCCACTTTGCAGAATCACCCCTTGCCAGCAAATATCCACCTATATGTGCAGGAGAATTTGTTGAACAAGAGCTTGCAGTAATTAATCTGAAAGGAAATAAAGGGGAatcatga
- the LOC18614665 gene encoding clustered mitochondria protein, which produces MAGKSNKGRNRRGSNNSTTSSEPAVSSDAPLKDNVTASEPPKVESNGVPDMAESSGPKSELTEHESSNLSNQPKQGDLHLYPVSVKTQSGEKLELQLNPGDSVMDIRQFLLDAPETCYFTCYDLLLHVKDGSTYHLEDYNEISEVADITIAGCSLEMVAALYDDRSIRAHVHRTRDLLSLSTLNASLSTSLALQYENAQSKPPNSGDAARTDVPELDGLGFMEDVAGSLGKLLSSSSKEIKCVESIVFSSFNPPPSYRRLVGDLIYLDIITLEGSKYCITGTTKMFYVNSSTGNVLDPRPSKAGSEATTLIGLLQKISSKFKKAFREIMERKASAHPFENVQSLLPPNSWLELYPVPDHKRDAARAEDALTLSYGSELIGMQRDWNEELQSCREFPHTTPQERILRDRALYKVTSDFVDAAISGAIGVINRCIPPINPTDPECFHMYVHNNIFFSFAVDADLEQLSKKRAADTNSNNQSANESISFCSSERVANEMLHGDSMDSNGERYGGSSIGDSNNVKESGQVSAETQLAESEQATYASANNDLKGTRAYQEADVPGLHNLAMAIIDYRGHRVVAQSVLPGILQGDKSESLLYGSVDNGKKICWNEDFHLKVLEAAKCLHLKEHTVLDASGNVFKLAAPVECKGIVGSDDRHYLLDLMRATPRDANYTGPGSRFCILRPELITAFSQRAQAAEKSKSEPKSEGEANVTTDSSKVAGVEVPVGTEAHEAATSDDNQGITKEGADKECVSASVKSCETYEDIFFNPNVFTEFKLAGSQEEIAADEENVRKVSSYLLDVVLPKFIQDLCTLEVSPMDGQTLTEALHAHGINIRYIGKVAIGTKHLPHLWDLCSNETVVRSAKHILKDVLRDTEDHDLGPAISHFLNCFFGSCQAVGAKLTSSVQSKNQKKEQASHQSSGKTSRGPARWKGKASARKNISSHMNVSSETLWSDIQKFAKLKYQFELPEDARLRVKKVSVLRNLCQKVGITIGARKYDFNTATPFQTSDILNLQPVVKHSVPVCSEAKDLVETGKVQLAEGMLTEAYTMFSEAFSILQQVTGPMHREVANCCRYLAMVLYHAGDMAGAIMQQHKELIINERCLGLDHPDTAHSYGNMALFYHGLNQTELALRHMSRALLLLSLSSGPDHPDVAATFINVAMMYQDIGKMNTALRYLQEALKKNERLLGEEHIQTAVCYHALAIAFNCMGAFKLSHQHEKKTYDILVKQLGEEDSRTRDSQNWMKTFKMRELQMNAQKQKGQALNAASAQKAIDILKAHPDLIHAFQAAAAAGGSASSSASLNKSLNAAMIGETLPRGRGFDERAARAAAEVRKKAAARGLATRSHGMPVQAVPPLTQLLNMINLGAAPEAGDGEEAGEKGEANGHHPNGPVDAKNDTATSKEGEQAPVGLGTGLASLDLKKQRTKPKATS; this is translated from the exons ATGGCTGGCAAATCTAATAAGGGAAGGAATCGGAGAGGGTCAAACAATTCTACAACTTCTTCAGAGCCAGCTGTGTCATCTGATGCTCCCTTGAAGGATAATGTAACTGCTTCTGAGCCTCCCAAAGTTGAGTCTAATGGAGTTCCAGACATGGCTGAATCATCTGGTCCCAAGTCAGAATTGACAGAGCATGAAAGTTCGAATTTATCAAACCAACCAAAGCAAG GTGACCTTCATCTTTATCCAGTGTCTGTTAAAACTCAAAGTGGGGAAAAGCTGGAGCTGCAA CTGAATCCTGGAGATTCTGTCATGGACATACGACAATTCCTCCTTGATGCTCCTGAGACCTGTTACTTCACATGCTATGATTTACTGCTGCACGTTAAGGATGGTTCAACTTATCATTTAGAAGATTACAATGAAATATCAGAAGTAGCTGACATTACTATTGCTGGTTGCTCCTTGGAGATGGTTGCTG CATTATATGATGATAGATCTATCAGAGCTCATGTTCACCGCACAAGAGATTTGCTTTCCCTTTCTACACTTAATGCCTCACTCTCAACATCGCTTGCATTGCAGTATGAGAATGCACAAAGTAAACCTCCAAATTCAGGTG ATGCTGCAAGGACTGATGTTCCAGAGCTTGATGGCCTGGGCTTTATGGAGGATGTTGCTGGATCATTAGGTAAATTGCTATCTTCATCTTCAAAGGAGATCAAATGTGTTGAGAGTATTGTTTTTTCATCCTTCAATCCTCCACCAAGCTATCGAAG GCTTGTAGGGGATTTGAtctatttggatataataacaTTAGAGGGTAGCAAATACTGTATTACGGGAACCACAAAGATGTTTTATGTCAATTCAAGCACAGGGAATGTTCTTGACCCCAGACCAAGCAAAGCTGGTTCTGAAGCTACAACTCTCATTGGGCTCCTGCAGAAAATCAGCTCTAAGTTCAAAAAAG CTTTCCGGGAGATTATGGAGCGGAAGGCTTCTGCACATCCTTTTGAAAATGTTCAATCTCTGTTGCCACCAAATTCATGGCTGGAATTATATCCAGTTCCTG ATCACAAACGTGATGCAGCCAGAGCAGAGGATGCATTGACTCTCTCATATGGGAGTGAGTTGATTGGTATGCAAAGAGATTGGAATGAGGAATTGCAGTCTTGTCGAGAATTTCCGCATACAACCCCTCAAGAAAG GATCCTGCGGGATAGGGCTCTCTACAAAGTGACCTCTGACTTTGTTGATGCAGCAATTAGTGGTGCTATTGGAGTCATCAACAGATGTATACCACCCATAAATCCAACTGATCCAGAGTGCTTTCACAT gTATGTTCATAATAACATATTCTTCAGTTTTGCTGTGGATGCGGATCTGGAACAACTTTCCAAGAAACGTGCGGCAGATACCAATTCAAACAATCAGAGTGCAAATGAATCCATTTCATTTTGTTCATCTGAAAGGGTTGCTAATGAAATGTTGCATGGAGATAGCATGGATTCAAATGGGGAAAGATATGGTGGATCAAGCATAGGAGACAGTAATAATGTAAAAGAATCAGGTCAAGTGTCCGCCGAGACACAGTTGGCTGAGAGTGAGCAGGCTACGTATGCCTCTGCAAATAATGATTTGAAAGGCACCAGGGCATATCAGGAAGCTGATGTCCCTGGACTTCATAACCTTGCTATGGCCATAATTGATTACAGGGGTCATAGAGTGGTAGCTCAG AGTGTGTTACCTGGTATTCTCCAAGGGGACAAATCAGAGTCTCTCCTTTATGGATCTGTTGACAATGGCAAGAAAATTTGCTGGAATGAAGATTTTCATTTAAAG GTGTTAGAGGCTGCCAAATGCCTTCATTTGAAGGAACACACAGTACTTGATGCGTCTGgaaatgttttcaaattgGCTGCTCCAGTGGAATGCAAGGGCATTGTTGGTAGCGATGACAG gcATTATCTTCTGGATTTGATGAGAGCAACTCCTCGTGATGCAAATTATACTGGACCTGGATCCCGATTTTGTATATTGAGACCAGAACTAATTACTGCCTTTAGCCAG AGGGCTCAAGCTGCAGAGAAATCAAAATCTGAGCCTAAATCTGAGGGAGAGGCTAATGTGACAACTGATTCATCAAAGGTTGCTGGTGTAGAAGTGCCAGTGGGGACAGAGGCCCATGAAGCTGCAACTTCAGATGATAACCAG GGTATAACCAAGGAAGGTGCAGATAAAGAATGTGTTTCTGCATCTGTTAAAAGTTGTGAAACATATGAAGATATATTCTTTAATCCCAATGTTTTCACTGAATTTAAATTGGCTGGGAGTCAGGAG GAGATAGCAGCAGATGAAGAAAATGTGCGGAAAGTAAGTTCTTATCTACTAGATGTTGTACTTCCTAAGTTTATACAAGATCTTTGCACCCTGGAAGTTTCACCCATGGATGGCCAGACATTAACAGAAGCACTCCATGCACATGGAATTAACATCCGGTACATTGGAAAA GTTGCTATTGGGACCAAACATCTACCTCATCTATGGGATCTTTGTTCTAATGAGACTGTAGTCCGGTCAGCAAAGCACATCCTTAAG GATGTTTTGAGAGATACAGAAGATCATGATCTTGGACCAGCAATCTCACATTTTTTGAACTGTTTCTTTGGAAGTTGCCAAGCTGTTGGTGCAAAATTAACTTCTAGTGTACAGtccaaaaaccaaaagaaa GAGCAAGCAAGTCATCAATCGTCAGGGAAGACTTCAAGGGGACCTGCCAGATGGAAGGGCAAAGCATCTGCTAGGAAGAATATTTCCTCCCATATGAATGTTAGCTCAGAAACTCTTTGGTCTGACATTCAGAAATTTGCAAAACTGAAATATCAG TTTGAGTTGCCAGAGGATGCAAGATTAAGAGTGAAGAAAGTTTCTGTCTTGCGCAATCTATGTCAAAAG GTGGGCATAACTATTGGTGCTCGCAAGTATGATTTTAACACTGCAACACCTTTTCAAACATCAGATATCTTGAATCTCCAACCTGTAGTGAAGCATTCAGTTCCTGTCTGTTCAGAAGCTAAAGATCTTGTAGAGACGGGAAAGGTCCAATTAGCTGAA GGCATGCTTACTGAAGCATACACAATGTTTTCAGAGGCATTTTCAATACTTCAACAG GTCACTGGGCCAATGCATCGGGAGGTTGCCAATTGCTGTAG GTATCTTGCTATGGTTTTGTACCATGCAGGAGATATGGCTGGGGCCATAATGCAACAGCACAAAGAACTAATTATAAATGAACGTTGCTTGGGTTTGGACCACCCTGATACTGCTCATAG TTATGGCAATATGGCTCTTTTCTACCATGGCCTCAACCAAACAGAGCTAGCATTACGGCACATGTCCAGGGCATTGCTCTTGCTAAGCCTATCTTCTGGCCCAGATCATCCTGATGTTGCTGCAACTTTCATAAATGTTGCAATGATGTATCAGGATATTGGAAAGATGAACACTGCACTTCGTTATCTGCAGGAGGccttgaaaaagaatgaaaggCTGCTGGGCGAGGAACATATTCAAACAGCTGTATGCTACCATGCCCTTGCAATTGCATTCAATTGTATGGGTGCCTTCAAACTATCTCACCAG CATGAAAAGAAAACCTATGATATTCTCGTAAAACAGCTTGGTGAGGAGGACTCGAGAACAAGAGACTCCCAGAATTGGATGAAGACATTTAAGATGCGTGAACTTCAG ATGAATGCTCAAAAGCAGAAAGGCCAAGCTTTAAATGCAGCTTCTGCTCAAAAGGCCATTGATATCTTGAAG GCCCATCCAGATTTAATACATGCATTCCAAGCTGCTGCTGCAGCTGGAGGATCAGCGAGTTCCAGTGCTTCTCTCAACAAGTCCCTTAATGCGGCAATGATCGGTGAGACTCTACCGCGAGGACGGGGATTTGATGAAAGAGCAGCTCGTGCAGCGGCAGAAGTAAGGAAGAAAGCTGCTGCTAGGGGTCTTGCGACTCGCTCACATGGGATGCCAGTCCAAGCTGTGCCACCACTAACTCAGCTCCTTAACATGATCAACTTGGGGGCGGCTCCAGAGGCAGGTGATGGTGAGGAAGCTGGAGAAAAGGGGGAAGCAAACGGCCATCATCCAAATGGACCAGTTGATGCCAAAAATGATACAGCAACATCAAAGGAAGGAGAACAAGCGCCTGTTGGATTAGGCACAGGCCTGGCGTCATTGGATTTGAAGAAACAGAGAACAAAACCAAAAGCCACGTCTTGA